Proteins encoded together in one Gigantopelta aegis isolate Gae_Host chromosome 8, Gae_host_genome, whole genome shotgun sequence window:
- the LOC121379022 gene encoding serine/threonine-protein kinase SBK1-like, with protein sequence MANDSDWRKMSKDKSPRSSTSDNLLQLNLKEHYEILRELGRGTYGKALLGKCRETGTKVCLKILPKCSTKLRDFQREFNFSYFLSPHQNIVDTYNVAFETRTSYVFAQEYAPHGDLFDAIPPQMGMTESHAKHVIKQIASALDFMHSKKLVHRDIKPENVLVFDTEFTKVKLMDFGMTRKDGNMIRKTSGSIPYTPPEICEAVRNENIIVGTSGDVWAFGVLLFCMLTGNFPWENADIGDVYFNEFVLWQRRKTTKQPSQWRRFTPRLMRFFRKVLDIKPERRCQVKEICKYINDEWTCPNKVVPDSDEEEELSSDNDRIEHLTALLEDHGIDTKIDKRIRERRISEWLLAL encoded by the coding sequence ATGGCGAACGACAGTGACTGGCGAAAGATGAGCAAGGACAAGAGTCCGCGCAGCAGCACGTCTGACAACCTGCTGCAGCTGAACCTGAAGGAGCACTACGAGATCCTGCGAGAGTTGGGCCGCGGCACGTACGGCAAGGCGCTGCTCGGCAAGTGCCGCGAGACGGGCACCAAGGTGTGCCTCAAGATCCTGCCCAAGTGCAGCACCAAGCTGAGAGACTTCCAGAGGGAGTTCAACTTCAGCTACTTCCTGTCGCCGCACCAGAACATCGTGGACACCTACAACGTGGCCTTCGAGACGAGAACGTCGTACGTGTTTGCGCAGGAGTACGCCCCGCACGGCGACCTCTTCGACGCCATCCCGCCGCAGATGGGAATGACGGAGTCGCACGCGAAACACGTCATCAAGCAGATAGCGTCTGCGCTGGACTTCATGCACAGCAAGAAGCTGGTCCACCGCGACATCAAACCGGAAAACGTGCTCGTCTTCGACACCGAGTTCACAAAAGTGAAGCTCATGGACTTCGGCATGACCCGGAAGGACGGAAACATGATTCGGAAGACGAGCGGAAGCATTCCGTACACGCCGCCGGAAATATGCGAAGCGGTTCGCAACGAGAACATCATCGTCGGCACGAGCGGCGACGTGTGGGCGTTCGGCGTGTTGTTGTTCTGCATGCTGACCGGGAACTTCCCCTGGGAGAACGCCGACATCGGCGACGTGTACTTCAACGAGTTCGTCCTGTGGCAGAGGAGAAAGACTACGAAACAGCCGTCGCAGTGGAGGCGGTTCACACCGCGCCTTATGAGATTCTTTCGCAAGGTGCTCGACATCAAACCGGAGCGGCGGTGCCAGGTGAAGGAGATCTGTAAGTACATTAACGACGAGTGGACGTGCCCCAACAAAGTCGTTCCCGACAGCGACGAGGAGGAAGAGTTGTCTTCCGATAACGATCGCATCGAACACTTGACGGCGCTGTTAGAGGACCATGGGATCGACACGAAGATCGACAAGAGGATCCGCGAGCGGCGGATTTCCGAGTGGCTCCTGGCGCTATGA